The following proteins are encoded in a genomic region of Thioclava nitratireducens:
- a CDS encoding amino acid ABC transporter permease, translating into MSDTEAHSVAYVRDSMLPQQPAPAGQSGAVQWLRENLFSGWLNTLLTLVGVAVIYTLVMHFLPWFLHGVWDANSIKECRTIITDRYGEGATGACWAVIRERWHQFIFGFYPPELYWRPILAFLLLFVAVGPLLFTWVPRALAWFTPVYPFLAVWLLWGGTGWAPVMVFAGFLLGGAILMLLASRIGSIAAFSVGAFVTILYFLFVVGPLIGGLQAILPWGIEPVESAKFGGFLLAITLGVGGIMMSLPLGIILALGRQSDMPLVKAFSVIFIEFIRGVPLITLLFVASLLLNYFLPPGTNFDIILRVMILVTFFAAAYIAEVIRGGLAALPRGQYEAADALGLDYWKAQRLIILPQALKISIPGIVSTFIGMFKDTTLVVFVGLFDPLKGIPDFIRADFNWKGIYWEPFIFVGAIFFILNFAMSRYSMSLERRLQRDNH; encoded by the coding sequence ATGAGCGATACCGAAGCCCATTCCGTCGCCTATGTCCGCGACTCGATGCTGCCGCAGCAGCCGGCCCCCGCGGGGCAGTCCGGCGCGGTCCAATGGCTGCGCGAGAACCTGTTCTCGGGCTGGCTGAATACGCTGCTGACCCTTGTGGGCGTGGCGGTGATCTACACGCTGGTCATGCATTTCCTGCCGTGGTTCCTGCATGGCGTCTGGGACGCCAACTCGATCAAGGAGTGCCGCACGATCATCACCGACCGTTACGGCGAAGGCGCGACCGGCGCCTGTTGGGCGGTGATCCGCGAGCGGTGGCACCAGTTCATCTTCGGCTTCTACCCGCCGGAGCTCTACTGGCGTCCGATTCTCGCCTTCCTGCTGCTCTTCGTGGCGGTCGGCCCGCTTCTCTTCACTTGGGTGCCGCGTGCGCTGGCGTGGTTCACGCCGGTCTACCCGTTCCTCGCCGTCTGGCTGCTCTGGGGCGGCACCGGCTGGGCCCCGGTCATGGTGTTCGCGGGTTTCTTGCTGGGCGGGGCGATCTTGATGCTGCTCGCGTCGCGCATCGGCTCCATCGCGGCCTTCTCGGTCGGTGCTTTCGTGACGATCCTCTATTTCCTCTTCGTGGTGGGCCCGCTGATCGGCGGTCTGCAGGCGATCCTCCCCTGGGGAATCGAGCCGGTGGAATCCGCCAAGTTCGGGGGCTTCCTGCTGGCGATCACGCTGGGCGTAGGCGGCATCATGATGTCGCTGCCGCTGGGGATCATCCTTGCACTCGGGCGTCAGTCGGACATGCCTCTGGTCAAGGCCTTCTCGGTGATCTTCATCGAGTTCATCCGCGGCGTCCCGCTGATCACGCTGCTGTTCGTAGCCTCGCTGCTGCTGAACTACTTCCTGCCGCCGGGCACGAATTTCGACATCATCCTGCGGGTGATGATCCTCGTGACCTTCTTCGCCGCGGCCTATATCGCCGAGGTGATCCGCGGCGGTCTCGCGGCGCTTCCGCGGGGCCAATACGAAGCGGCGGATGCGCTGGGGCTCGACTACTGGAAGGCGCAGCGGCTGATCATTCTGCCGCAGGCGCTGAAGATATCGATCCCGGGCATCGTCTCGACCTTCATCGGCATGTTCAAGGATACGACGCTGGTCGTGTTCGTGGGTCTCTTCGACCCGCTCAAGGGCATCCCGGACTTCATCCGCGCCGACTTCAACTGGAAAGGCATCTACTGGGAGCCCTTCATCTTCGTCGGCGCCATCTTCTTTATCCTGAACTTCGCAATGTCGCGCTACTCGATGTCTCTCGAGCGTCGACTGCAGCGTGATAACCATTAA
- a CDS encoding HAD-IA family hydrolase, with translation MKLAIFDVDGTISDSQNHITHAMTLGFEAAGLPAPAASEVLQIVGLSLPLAVARLAPEHDAETQARIVEGYKQSYMTTRAASPAPLYPGAEALLRKLAARDDMLLAVATGKSRRGLRALIEHHGLEGLFVSLQTADDHPSKPHPSMIGAALSETGVDARDAVMIGDTSFDMAMGRSAGVATIGVRWGYHASHLLEAAGAHWMVDDFDSLETTLLDLWEMSA, from the coding sequence ATGAAACTTGCGATCTTCGACGTCGACGGCACGATCTCGGACAGCCAGAATCATATCACCCACGCGATGACGCTCGGGTTCGAGGCGGCGGGCCTTCCCGCGCCGGCCGCGTCCGAAGTGCTCCAGATCGTGGGCCTGTCGCTGCCGCTCGCGGTGGCACGGCTCGCGCCCGAGCACGATGCCGAGACGCAGGCGCGCATCGTCGAGGGCTACAAGCAAAGTTACATGACCACGCGCGCCGCCTCTCCCGCACCGCTCTATCCCGGGGCGGAGGCGCTCCTGCGCAAGCTCGCCGCGCGCGATGACATGCTGCTGGCGGTCGCCACCGGGAAATCCCGCCGCGGGTTGCGCGCGCTGATCGAGCATCACGGGCTGGAAGGGCTGTTCGTCAGCCTGCAGACGGCGGACGATCACCCCTCCAAGCCGCACCCGTCGATGATCGGCGCGGCGCTGAGCGAGACCGGCGTGGACGCACGTGACGCGGTGATGATCGGCGATACTAGCTTCGACATGGCGATGGGCCGCAGCGCGGGCGTCGCGACGATCGGCGTGCGCTGGGGCTACCACGCGTCGCACCTGCTCGAAGCTGCGGGCGCGCATTGGATGGTCGATGATTTCGACTCGCTGGAAACGACACTTCTGGACCTGTGGGAGATGAGCGCATGA
- a CDS encoding amino acid ABC transporter substrate-binding protein gives MKKSVFFGALTAATLTAGLAGAATLDDVKSRGELICGVNTGLVGFAAPDANGNWSGFDVAVCQAVAAAVLGDPSKVKYVPTSGQTRFTALGSGEVDLLARNTTWTFSRDTDLKLQFTATNYYDGQGFMVRKDSGVTSAKELDGASICIQTGTTTELNLADYFKANNMSYQPITVDSNAEGEQQFLAGACDAYTTDASGLAATRAAFANPSDYVILPEIISKEPLAPAVRQGDDQWTDIVRWTVFALIAAEEYGVTSANIDELAKGTDNPEVNRLLGTEGDLGAMIGLDKTWAVNAIKANGNYGEIFAATIGEQTPIGLARGLNAQWTQGGLMYAPPFR, from the coding sequence ATGAAGAAATCCGTCTTTTTCGGCGCGCTGACGGCTGCGACGCTGACTGCCGGTCTGGCTGGCGCGGCCACGCTCGATGACGTGAAATCGCGCGGAGAGCTGATCTGCGGCGTGAACACCGGTCTCGTCGGCTTCGCCGCGCCGGATGCCAACGGTAACTGGTCCGGCTTCGACGTCGCGGTCTGCCAGGCCGTCGCCGCCGCTGTGCTGGGCGACCCCTCGAAGGTTAAGTATGTTCCCACCTCGGGCCAGACGCGCTTCACCGCGCTCGGTTCGGGCGAAGTGGACCTGCTGGCACGTAACACCACCTGGACCTTCTCGCGCGACACCGACCTCAAGCTCCAGTTCACCGCGACCAACTACTACGACGGTCAGGGCTTCATGGTGCGCAAGGACTCGGGCGTGACCTCGGCCAAGGAACTCGACGGCGCGTCGATCTGTATCCAGACCGGCACCACGACCGAGCTGAACCTTGCCGACTACTTCAAGGCCAACAACATGTCCTATCAGCCGATCACGGTTGATTCGAATGCCGAAGGCGAACAACAGTTCCTCGCTGGCGCTTGTGACGCCTACACCACCGACGCGTCCGGCCTCGCTGCCACCCGCGCCGCTTTCGCGAACCCGTCGGATTACGTGATCCTGCCGGAAATCATCTCGAAAGAGCCGCTGGCTCCCGCCGTCCGTCAGGGCGACGATCAGTGGACCGACATCGTCCGCTGGACCGTCTTCGCGCTGATCGCGGCCGAAGAATACGGCGTGACCTCGGCCAATATCGACGAACTGGCCAAGGGCACCGACAACCCGGAAGTCAACCGCCTGCTCGGCACCGAGGGTGACCTCGGCGCGATGATCGGCCTCGACAAGACCTGGGCCGTCAACGCCATCAAGGCCAACGGCAACTACGGCGAGATCTTCGCTGCGACCATCGGCGAGCAGACCCCGATCGGTCTGGCCCGTGGCCTGAACGCACAATGGACCCAGGGCGGTCTGATGTACGCTCCTCCTTTCCGCTAA
- a CDS encoding ATP12 family chaperone protein translates to MSEWAAKRFWKETTVTERPEGFGVALDGRAVKTPAKAALTVPTRAYAEAIAAEWDAQEGAIQPHKMPVTRSANAAIDKVARQHSEVVAHVCEFGGTDLLCYRAEAPAELFDLQAEKWDPLLEWAAQTYGAALKVTTGILPVDQPADHLARLEAEVAALDPFALAALHDLVGITGSLVLGLAVARGRLSAEEAWALSRLDEDWQIAQWGEDEEAAEIAAHKREALCDAARIWSLAER, encoded by the coding sequence ATGAGCGAATGGGCGGCGAAACGGTTCTGGAAAGAAACCACCGTCACCGAGCGTCCGGAAGGGTTCGGCGTGGCGCTTGACGGGCGTGCGGTGAAGACGCCGGCGAAAGCCGCGCTGACCGTGCCGACCCGTGCCTATGCCGAGGCGATCGCCGCCGAATGGGACGCGCAAGAGGGCGCGATCCAGCCCCACAAGATGCCGGTCACCCGTTCGGCCAACGCCGCGATCGACAAGGTCGCGCGCCAGCATTCCGAGGTTGTCGCCCATGTCTGCGAATTCGGCGGCACCGATCTTCTGTGCTACCGCGCCGAGGCGCCGGCGGAGCTGTTCGATCTTCAGGCAGAGAAATGGGATCCGTTGTTGGAGTGGGCGGCGCAGACCTATGGCGCAGCGCTCAAGGTCACGACGGGAATCCTGCCGGTCGATCAGCCTGCGGACCATCTGGCACGGCTGGAAGCGGAAGTCGCAGCCCTCGATCCGTTCGCGCTCGCGGCGCTCCACGATCTCGTGGGCATCACCGGCTCGCTCGTTCTGGGGCTGGCGGTAGCCCGCGGTCGGCTCTCGGCGGAAGAGGCGTGGGCGCTCTCGCGGCTCGACGAGGATTGGCAGATCGCGCAATGGGGGGAGGACGAAGAGGCGGCCGAGATCGCCGCACACAAGCGCGAGGCGCTGTGTGACGCGGCTCGAATCTGGTCGCTCGCCGAAAGGTGA
- a CDS encoding replication-associated recombination protein A, with product MADLFDTPPDPSAPAPEAPRPLADRIRPKTLGEVIGQEQVLGPDGPLGAMLAAGSLGSLILWGPPGVGKTTIARLLADASDRAFVQISAIFTGVPELRKVFEAAKLRRGQGRGTLLFVDEIHRFNKAQQDSFLPHMEDGTIMLVGATTENPSFELNAAVLSRAQVMVLERLDLADLERLAQRAEKALGRPLPLTGKAREALLEMADGDGRALLNLIEQVAAWRVTGNLDTDALSTRLMRRAAKYDKSGDEHYNLISALHKSVRGSDPDAALYWFARMLEGGEDPRYLARRFVRMAVEDIGLADPQAQTHALHAWEIYERIGSPEGELALAQTVIYLALAPKSNAGYVAYKGARAQAQKTGSEPPPKHILNAPTKLMSEQGYGAGYAYDHDAEDGFSGQNYFPDTMKRPVLYQPVERGFERELKKRVDWFAKLREQRKS from the coding sequence ATGGCCGACCTATTCGACACGCCCCCCGATCCCTCCGCGCCTGCGCCCGAAGCGCCGCGCCCGCTCGCCGATCGCATCCGTCCCAAAACGCTGGGTGAGGTGATCGGTCAGGAGCAGGTGCTTGGCCCCGATGGGCCGCTGGGTGCGATGCTGGCCGCGGGCTCGCTTGGCTCGCTGATCCTTTGGGGGCCGCCCGGCGTCGGCAAGACGACCATCGCGCGACTGCTGGCCGATGCCTCCGACCGCGCCTTCGTACAGATTTCCGCGATCTTCACCGGCGTGCCGGAACTGCGCAAAGTCTTCGAAGCTGCCAAGCTTCGGCGCGGGCAGGGCAGGGGCACGCTCCTCTTCGTCGACGAGATTCACCGTTTCAACAAGGCGCAGCAGGACAGCTTCCTGCCGCATATGGAAGACGGCACGATCATGCTGGTGGGGGCCACCACCGAGAATCCGAGCTTCGAGCTGAACGCCGCTGTGCTGAGCCGGGCGCAGGTCATGGTACTCGAGCGGCTCGACCTCGCCGACCTGGAACGCCTCGCGCAGCGCGCCGAGAAGGCGCTCGGCCGTCCCCTGCCGCTGACCGGCAAGGCGCGCGAGGCGCTGCTGGAGATGGCCGATGGCGACGGGCGCGCGCTTCTGAACCTGATCGAGCAGGTCGCGGCGTGGAGAGTGACCGGCAATCTCGACACGGACGCGCTCTCGACCCGACTGATGCGCCGCGCGGCGAAATACGACAAATCGGGCGACGAGCATTACAACCTGATCTCGGCGCTCCATAAATCCGTGCGCGGATCGGACCCGGATGCCGCGCTCTATTGGTTCGCGCGGATGCTGGAGGGCGGCGAGGATCCGCGCTACCTCGCGCGGCGCTTCGTGCGCATGGCGGTGGAGGATATCGGGCTCGCCGATCCGCAGGCCCAGACCCATGCGCTGCACGCGTGGGAAATCTACGAGCGCATCGGCTCGCCCGAGGGGGAGTTGGCGCTGGCGCAGACGGTGATCTATCTCGCACTCGCGCCAAAATCCAACGCGGGCTACGTCGCCTACAAGGGCGCGCGGGCGCAGGCGCAGAAGACCGGCTCGGAGCCGCCGCCGAAGCATATTCTGAACGCCCCGACCAAGCTGATGTCGGAACAGGGCTACGGCGCGGGCTACGCCTATGACCACGACGCCGAGGATGGCTTCTCGGGGCAGAACTACTTCCCCGACACGATGAAGCGCCCGGTCCTCTACCAGCCGGTTGAGCGTGGCTTCGAGCGCGAGTTGAAAAAGCGGGTCGACTGGTTTGCCAAGCTGCGCGAACAGCGCAAATCTTGA
- a CDS encoding malate dehydrogenase: MSAQTPKRIAVTGAAGQICYALLFRIAKGDVYGPDQPVILQLLDLPQALDAVRGVVMELEDCAFPLLAGTVVTDDPVTAFTDIDAAFFVGSRPRTKGMERRDLLSANAEIFRVQGEALDKAAKRDAKCVVVGNPANTNAMILAANAPNFPTENITAMIRLDHNRALTQFASKADLHVDDIERFVVWGNHSPTMFADWTEAEAKGRKLSEIIGDETWYRETLIPQVATRGAAIIEARGASSAASAANAAIDHMHDWIHGTDGKWVSMAVPSTGLYGIPEGLMVGLPVICKDGHYERVEGLEFNDFQKEMMARTVGELEEEREAVSDLL, from the coding sequence ATGTCCGCTCAAACGCCGAAACGCATCGCCGTCACCGGGGCTGCCGGTCAGATCTGCTACGCGCTGCTGTTTCGCATCGCCAAGGGGGATGTCTACGGTCCCGATCAACCGGTGATCTTGCAGCTTCTCGACCTGCCGCAGGCGCTCGACGCGGTGCGCGGCGTCGTGATGGAACTGGAAGACTGCGCTTTCCCGCTGCTCGCAGGGACAGTCGTGACCGATGACCCGGTGACCGCCTTCACCGATATCGATGCCGCGTTCTTCGTGGGCTCGCGCCCCCGCACCAAAGGCATGGAGCGCCGCGACCTGCTGTCGGCCAATGCCGAGATCTTCCGCGTGCAGGGTGAAGCGCTCGACAAGGCTGCCAAGCGCGACGCGAAATGCGTGGTCGTCGGCAATCCGGCCAACACCAACGCGATGATCCTCGCGGCCAACGCGCCGAACTTCCCCACCGAGAACATCACGGCGATGATCCGGCTCGACCATAACCGCGCGCTGACCCAGTTCGCGTCGAAAGCCGATCTGCATGTCGACGACATCGAGCGCTTCGTGGTCTGGGGCAACCACTCGCCCACGATGTTCGCCGATTGGACCGAAGCCGAAGCGAAGGGCCGCAAGCTCTCCGAGATTATCGGCGACGAGACCTGGTATCGCGAAACGCTGATCCCGCAGGTCGCCACCCGTGGCGCGGCGATCATTGAAGCGCGCGGCGCCTCCTCGGCCGCCTCCGCCGCGAATGCCGCGATCGATCACATGCATGACTGGATCCACGGCACCGATGGCAAATGGGTGTCGATGGCCGTGCCGTCGACCGGCCTCTACGGCATCCCCGAGGGGCTGATGGTCGGTCTGCCGGTGATCTGCAAGGATGGCCATTACGAGCGCGTCGAAGGGCTCGAGTTCAACGACTTCCAGAAAGAGATGATGGCACGCACCGTCGGCGAACTGGAAGAAGAGCGTGAAGCGGTTTCCGACCTGCTTTAA
- a CDS encoding amino acid ABC transporter permease, translating to MTSAPDAPEQGFRLSQLIYDTRYRSLTIQVVVFILVMGGAAWLVDNVIQNLNDLGKDFNFSFLGQRAGYDIGNAIIPYNNDMSHGRALLVGLINTLWVSFLGCVAATIIGIFVGVLRLSKNWLVARLMTVYVEVFRNIPVLLWILVAIALLTDVAPSPNAYKVNQQTGEAQASMILDSVAFTNRYTAIPAVHFDRSLGSLDTALAPISLDFLALVIVLIASIWVNKRLMTHAAKVQEATGKRPTTWWKSILIILGPVLILAIALGINPEEPQIKGFNFTGGTNVSNSFVALWLGLSLYTAAFIAEIVRAGILAISKGQTEAAFALGLRANRTMSLVILPQALRVIIPPLISQYLNLTKNSSLAIAVGYLELRGTLGGITLNQTGRELEAITLMMLIYLAISLTISGVMNVYNNRVKLKER from the coding sequence ATGACAAGCGCGCCCGACGCGCCGGAGCAGGGCTTCCGGCTCAGCCAGCTTATCTATGACACGCGTTATCGCTCCCTGACGATCCAGGTGGTCGTCTTCATCCTCGTGATGGGCGGCGCGGCATGGCTGGTGGACAATGTGATCCAGAACCTCAACGATCTCGGGAAGGATTTCAATTTCTCCTTCCTCGGGCAGAGGGCCGGTTACGATATCGGCAATGCCATCATCCCGTATAACAACGACATGAGCCACGGCCGCGCGCTGCTGGTCGGTCTGATCAACACGCTCTGGGTGTCCTTCCTAGGCTGCGTCGCGGCGACGATCATCGGGATCTTCGTGGGCGTGCTGCGCCTCTCGAAGAACTGGCTCGTGGCGCGGCTGATGACTGTCTATGTCGAAGTCTTCCGCAACATCCCGGTGCTGCTCTGGATCCTCGTGGCGATCGCGCTGCTGACCGATGTGGCCCCGTCGCCCAACGCCTACAAGGTGAACCAGCAGACCGGCGAGGCGCAGGCGTCGATGATCCTCGACTCCGTCGCCTTCACCAACCGCTATACCGCGATCCCCGCGGTGCATTTCGACCGCTCGCTTGGATCGCTCGACACGGCGCTCGCGCCGATCTCGCTCGACTTCCTCGCGCTCGTGATCGTGCTGATCGCCTCGATCTGGGTGAACAAGCGGCTTATGACCCATGCCGCCAAAGTACAGGAGGCGACCGGGAAGAGGCCGACCACGTGGTGGAAGAGCATCCTCATCATTCTCGGGCCGGTGCTGATCCTCGCAATCGCGCTCGGCATCAATCCCGAAGAGCCGCAGATCAAGGGCTTCAACTTTACCGGCGGCACGAACGTGTCGAACTCCTTCGTGGCGCTCTGGCTGGGCCTGTCGCTCTATACGGCGGCCTTCATCGCCGAGATTGTTCGCGCCGGTATTCTCGCCATCTCGAAAGGCCAGACCGAGGCCGCCTTTGCGCTGGGTCTGCGGGCCAATCGCACGATGAGCCTCGTGATCCTGCCGCAGGCGCTGCGGGTCATCATCCCGCCGCTGATCTCGCAATATCTGAACCTGACGAAGAACTCCTCGCTCGCGATCGCCGTGGGCTACCTGGAACTGCGCGGCACGTTGGGCGGCATCACCCTGAACCAGACCGGGCGCGAGCTCGAGGCGATCACGCTGATGATGCTGATCTACCTCGCGATCTCGCTGACGATCTCGGGCGTGATGAACGTCTACAACAATCGCGTGAAGCTGAAGGAGCGGTGA
- a CDS encoding SixA phosphatase family protein translates to MTPLGYRRLILTRHAKSSWDDPAMEDRDRPLNGRGRAAALELGDFLASRGLEPEEVLCSSATRTRETWDRVERAVIETRPQVSYVEDLYHAAPEMMLQVLRTASAPTVMMLGHNPGIAEFAHRLPARALHDPDFRRFPTCATLIVDFQIDSWDEVQPGQGSVLDFFTPTRRG, encoded by the coding sequence ATGACCCCGCTCGGCTATCGCCGCCTGATCCTGACCCGTCATGCGAAATCCAGCTGGGATGACCCGGCGATGGAGGATCGTGACCGCCCGCTGAATGGGCGTGGCCGAGCCGCCGCGCTGGAACTCGGCGATTTCCTCGCCTCGCGCGGGTTGGAGCCGGAAGAGGTGCTCTGCTCCTCGGCCACCCGCACCCGCGAGACGTGGGACCGGGTCGAACGCGCGGTGATCGAGACGCGGCCGCAGGTGAGCTATGTCGAAGACCTCTACCACGCCGCACCCGAGATGATGCTGCAGGTCCTGCGCACCGCCTCCGCGCCGACGGTGATGATGCTGGGCCACAACCCGGGCATCGCGGAATTCGCCCATCGCCTGCCCGCGCGCGCCCTGCACGACCCCGATTTCCGCCGTTTCCCCACCTGTGCCACGCTGATCGTCGATTTCCAGATCGACAGCTGGGACGAGGTGCAGCCGGGACAGGGATCGGTGCTCGATTTCTTCACGCCGACCCGGCGCGGCTGA
- the crcB gene encoding fluoride efflux transporter CrcB: MLSTILQVALGGAMGASGRYLVGVGMMRSFGPQPFPLGVITVNILGSFLMGALVVFLGDKQLTHWNAFLATGFLGGFTTFSSFSLEAYRLIEKGDVTLAVSYIGLSVGAGLLGLVAGILLMRAML; this comes from the coding sequence ATGCTTTCTACGATCTTGCAGGTCGCGCTTGGCGGCGCGATGGGCGCATCGGGGCGTTACCTCGTGGGCGTCGGGATGATGCGCAGCTTCGGCCCGCAGCCCTTCCCGCTGGGCGTGATCACGGTGAACATCCTCGGCTCGTTCCTGATGGGCGCGCTCGTGGTATTCCTTGGTGACAAGCAGCTGACCCATTGGAACGCCTTCCTAGCGACCGGCTTCCTCGGGGGCTTTACGACCTTCTCCTCCTTCTCGCTCGAAGCCTATCGCTTGATCGAGAAGGGCGACGTCACATTGGCAGTCAGCTATATCGGACTGTCGGTCGGCGCGGGGCTTCTAGGCCTCGTCGCGGGCATTCTACTTATGAGGGCCATGCTATGA
- a CDS encoding amino acid ABC transporter ATP-binding protein, with the protein MTEPHFERQVDRSHMQVSDEVAIQIENMNKWYGQFHVLRDIDLTVQRGERIVIAGPSGSGKSTLIRCINRLEEHQQGKIIVDGIELTNDLKNIDKIRREVGMVFQHFNLFPHLTILENLTLAPIWVRKTPKKEAEATAMHYLEKVKIPEQADKYPGQLSGGQQQRVAIARSLCMKPRIMLFDEPTSALDPEMIKEVLDTMIELAEEGMTMLCVTHEMGFAQAVANRVIFMADGQIVEQNNPHDFFNNPKSERTQQFLSQILGH; encoded by the coding sequence ATGACCGAACCGCATTTCGAACGTCAGGTCGACCGCAGCCACATGCAGGTCTCCGACGAGGTTGCGATCCAGATCGAGAACATGAACAAGTGGTATGGCCAGTTTCACGTGCTGCGCGACATCGATCTGACCGTGCAGCGCGGCGAGCGCATCGTCATCGCCGGGCCCTCCGGCTCGGGGAAATCGACGCTGATCCGCTGCATCAACCGGCTCGAGGAACACCAGCAGGGCAAGATCATCGTCGATGGAATCGAACTGACCAACGACCTGAAGAACATCGACAAGATCCGCCGGGAAGTCGGCATGGTGTTCCAGCACTTCAACCTGTTCCCGCATCTCACGATCCTCGAGAATCTGACGCTAGCCCCGATCTGGGTGCGCAAGACGCCCAAGAAGGAAGCCGAAGCGACGGCGATGCATTACCTCGAGAAGGTGAAAATCCCCGAACAGGCGGACAAGTATCCCGGCCAGCTCTCGGGCGGCCAGCAGCAGCGTGTGGCGATCGCGCGTTCGCTGTGCATGAAGCCGCGCATCATGCTCTTCGACGAACCGACCTCGGCACTCGATCCGGAGATGATCAAGGAAGTGCTCGATACGATGATCGAGCTGGCCGAAGAGGGGATGACCATGCTCTGCGTGACCCACGAGATGGGCTTCGCGCAGGCGGTGGCGAACCGGGTGATCTTCATGGCCGACGGTCAGATCGTCGAGCAGAACAACCCGCATGACTTCTTCAACAACCCGAAATCCGAGCGGACCCAGCAGTTCCTGAGCCAGATCCTCGGGCACTGA
- a CDS encoding RluA family pseudouridine synthase: MSGVQHITVTEEEGEQRLDRFLKKRFPQLSQGMIEKFCRKGDLRVDKGRVKANSRVAPGQEIRVPPIPDSAPAPKTEGISDADAKFIQSCVLWKDEHIIALNKPPGLPSQGGSGQGNRHVDGLSEALKFGYKDKPKLVHRLDKDTSGVLLLARTDRVARRLSEAFRGKTTRKIYWAAVAGAPEPKTGTIRFGLVKAPGHGRGGEGEKMICVHPAKVDKTEGAKRATTDYFTLHILGQRVSWVALVPITGRTHQLRAHMAEIGNPIIGDGKYGGSGQENLGDGWGAQLGGEISRKLHLHARQISFDHPISGKRITLTAPLPEHMKRTWDLLDWHEKDVPADPFEDLA, translated from the coding sequence ATGAGCGGCGTCCAGCATATCACCGTCACCGAGGAAGAGGGCGAACAGCGCCTCGACCGGTTCCTGAAAAAGCGGTTTCCGCAACTGTCCCAAGGCATGATCGAGAAGTTTTGCCGCAAGGGCGACCTGCGCGTGGACAAGGGCCGGGTAAAGGCCAATTCGCGCGTCGCGCCGGGGCAGGAAATCCGCGTGCCGCCGATCCCCGATTCCGCGCCCGCGCCGAAGACCGAGGGCATCTCGGACGCGGATGCGAAATTCATCCAGAGCTGCGTGCTGTGGAAGGATGAACACATCATCGCGCTCAACAAACCGCCGGGGCTGCCCTCGCAGGGCGGCTCGGGGCAGGGCAACCGTCATGTCGACGGGCTGAGCGAGGCGCTGAAATTCGGCTACAAGGACAAGCCGAAGCTGGTGCATCGCTTGGACAAGGACACCTCCGGCGTTCTGCTGCTCGCGCGCACCGACCGCGTCGCGCGCCGCCTGTCAGAGGCGTTCCGCGGTAAGACCACCCGCAAGATCTATTGGGCGGCCGTCGCAGGCGCACCCGAACCGAAGACCGGAACGATCCGCTTCGGCCTCGTGAAGGCGCCGGGTCATGGCCGAGGTGGCGAGGGCGAGAAGATGATCTGCGTGCATCCCGCGAAGGTCGACAAGACCGAGGGCGCCAAGCGCGCGACTACCGATTATTTCACGCTGCACATCCTCGGGCAGCGGGTCAGCTGGGTCGCGCTGGTGCCGATCACCGGGCGCACCCACCAGCTGCGCGCACATATGGCCGAGATCGGCAACCCGATCATCGGTGACGGCAAGTACGGCGGCTCGGGTCAGGAGAATCTCGGCGATGGCTGGGGCGCGCAGCTGGGAGGAGAAATCTCCCGCAAGCTGCATTTGCATGCGCGCCAGATCAGCTTCGATCATCCGATCAGCGGCAAGCGGATCACCCTGACCGCGCCGCTGCCCGAACATATGAAACGGACATGGGACCTGCTGGACTGGCACGAGAAAGACGTGCCCGCCGACCCGTTCGAGGATCTGGCATGA